Proteins co-encoded in one Rhizobium sp. NZLR1 genomic window:
- the panC gene encoding pantoate--beta-alanine ligase: protein MRVFSSIDELRHTLDALKRQGRTVGLVPTMGYLHAGHMELVSRARAENDIVVVSIFVNPLQFGPAEDLSKYPRDPERDAAMLKQVGVNFLFSPDVEDMYPQPMLTVVDVPDLGHELEGAVRPGHFAGVATVVNKLFNIVQPQTAYFGEKDYQQVVIIKRMVDDLAVPVRVISVPTVRDGDGLALSSRNVYLSEAERRAAVIVPQTLDEAERLIAGGLTDPAELEKKLKAFLGREPLAKPEVVAVRDASTLQPVASITEPVVVALFVRLGTTRLLDNRVLGGNRVIGGRGLPGKGVTR, encoded by the coding sequence ATGCGGGTTTTCTCGAGTATTGACGAGCTGCGCCACACGCTGGATGCGCTGAAGCGGCAGGGGAGGACTGTCGGCCTCGTTCCGACGATGGGCTATCTTCATGCCGGTCATATGGAACTCGTCTCGCGCGCGCGCGCCGAGAACGACATCGTCGTCGTCTCGATTTTCGTCAATCCGCTGCAGTTCGGCCCGGCCGAAGACCTGAGCAAATATCCGCGCGATCCGGAACGCGACGCAGCCATGCTGAAGCAGGTCGGGGTCAATTTCCTTTTTTCGCCCGACGTCGAGGATATGTATCCCCAGCCGATGCTGACCGTCGTCGACGTTCCCGATCTCGGACACGAGCTCGAAGGGGCGGTCAGGCCTGGGCACTTTGCCGGTGTCGCCACCGTCGTCAACAAGCTCTTCAACATCGTGCAGCCGCAGACCGCCTATTTCGGAGAAAAGGACTATCAGCAGGTCGTCATCATCAAGCGCATGGTGGATGATCTGGCCGTGCCGGTGCGGGTGATATCGGTGCCGACGGTTCGGGACGGCGACGGCCTCGCATTGTCGTCGCGCAACGTCTATCTCAGCGAGGCGGAGCGGCGTGCCGCGGTGATCGTGCCTCAGACCCTCGACGAAGCGGAGCGTCTCATCGCCGGCGGCCTGACGGATCCAGCTGAACTCGAGAAAAAGCTCAAGGCGTTTCTCGGTCGAGAGCCTCTGGCAAAGCCCGAGGTCGTTGCCGTCAGGGATGCTTCGACGCTGCAGCCGGTCGCGTCGATCACAGAACCCGTCGTCGTGGCGCTCTTCGTTCGGCTCGGCACGACACGGCTTCTCGACAACCGGGTCCTCGGGGGTAACAGAGTGATCGGCGGGCGGGGCTTGCCGGGAAAGGGAGTGACCAGATGA
- a CDS encoding ProQ/FINO family protein, giving the protein MDKPWKISRGPIAATELDVEKATAINMLLIRSVAVLPAKAGDPILPFAVGLFNELRPLLKPEAGVTTLRRATAAYVHCRRYYFASAQPDSMRHGLEGEPVEPMTPEDRLVAQKRFLSLKQSTGKAEAPEAPVPVPLPLLSKSEQIRAALLGKKGASARAG; this is encoded by the coding sequence ATGGACAAGCCCTGGAAGATCAGCCGCGGACCGATTGCGGCAACCGAGCTCGACGTTGAGAAGGCAACCGCGATCAACATGCTGTTGATCCGGTCGGTCGCCGTCCTTCCGGCCAAAGCAGGAGATCCGATCCTTCCCTTTGCCGTCGGCCTTTTCAACGAACTGCGTCCGCTGCTGAAGCCCGAAGCCGGCGTGACGACGCTGCGTCGGGCGACCGCCGCCTATGTTCACTGCCGGCGCTACTATTTTGCAAGCGCCCAGCCCGATTCCATGCGCCACGGCCTCGAGGGCGAACCCGTCGAACCAATGACGCCCGAAGACCGGCTGGTCGCGCAAAAACGCTTCCTGAGTCTCAAGCAGAGCACCGGCAAGGCCGAAGCGCCCGAAGCGCCAGTACCGGTTCCCCTTCCCCTGCTGAGCAAGAGCGAACAGATCCGCGCAGCTCTTCTCGGCAAGAAGGGCGCGTCGGCCAGAGCAGGATGA
- a CDS encoding cytochrome c peroxidase, translating to MTRLLIAASLFALAAVQPSAAADLSAYKRPLTVPFEGVTAYSPQLATLGKMLFFDPRLSGNKNMTCASCHNPSFGFETPVTTPIGAANTPLARQAPTVLNVAWVSPFFWDGRAPNLEQQAAGPITAAAEMNGKLDDAVIEMQGIPDYKNWFGEVFPDKGISKETLLTAIATYERTVVSNWSPFDRWVDGDEKAVSDSAKRGFELFTGTVGCSSCHTGWNFTDNKFHDIGLPGDDIGRYKIDASSPNNKYAFKTPGLRNTLYRGPYMHDGSLKSMDEVIAHYESGGVSRPSLDPAMSPFLLTEEESKDLIAFLGTLTAEKQDIPLPTLPN from the coding sequence ATGACGCGTCTCCTGATTGCAGCTTCCCTCTTCGCATTGGCCGCAGTCCAGCCCAGCGCGGCCGCGGATCTTTCCGCCTATAAAAGACCGCTGACGGTCCCTTTCGAGGGGGTGACGGCCTATTCCCCGCAATTGGCGACGCTCGGCAAGATGCTGTTCTTCGATCCCCGGCTTTCCGGCAACAAGAACATGACCTGCGCCAGCTGTCATAATCCTTCCTTCGGCTTCGAGACGCCGGTGACGACGCCGATCGGCGCCGCCAATACCCCGTTGGCGCGCCAGGCGCCGACGGTTCTGAACGTTGCCTGGGTGTCGCCCTTCTTCTGGGACGGGCGCGCGCCGAACCTGGAGCAGCAGGCGGCAGGTCCGATCACCGCTGCCGCCGAAATGAACGGAAAGCTCGACGACGCCGTGATCGAAATGCAGGGCATACCCGATTACAAGAACTGGTTCGGTGAGGTGTTTCCCGACAAGGGCATCAGCAAGGAGACCCTGCTGACGGCGATCGCCACATATGAGCGGACGGTGGTTTCCAACTGGTCGCCGTTCGATCGCTGGGTGGATGGCGACGAGAAGGCGGTTTCGGACAGCGCCAAGCGGGGCTTTGAGTTGTTCACCGGCACTGTGGGCTGTTCCTCCTGCCACACGGGCTGGAATTTCACCGACAACAAATTCCATGACATCGGTCTGCCAGGCGACGATATCGGCCGCTACAAGATCGACGCGAGCAGCCCGAACAATAAATACGCCTTCAAGACACCCGGCCTGCGCAACACGCTCTACCGTGGTCCCTATATGCATGACGGAAGCCTGAAGAGCATGGACGAGGTGATCGCCCATTATGAAAGCGGCGGCGTCAGCCGTCCGTCGCTCGATCCGGCGATGTCGCCCTTCCTGCTGACGGAAGAGGAGAGCAAAGATTTGATCGCCTTTCTGGGAACTTTGACCGCGGAAAAGCAAGACATCCCCTTGCCGACGCTGCCGAACTGA
- a CDS encoding methyl-accepting chemotaxis protein yields MKLSIRMQILVPMVATIVVGFGSAFLIGYQAVTGQTRVAAVVQEAVNAKLASAHIEQQFRQATSVVERVLSMTNFVPATEVKAEFDATDSVLSQSLDELGRIDLAASLTEGVRSLRQAHEVWDKNVRISLGLQQAEEVPTAEKLARSQQAILTGIAAVNAIVDQIATESVADAGSALETKIEIELALAGLAAIIGLGILIAIARHVSRPIQRITHSMQELASGETDKAIPYAGRRDEIGLMAGSVEVFRQNAIARTRLEGEAAENRRLAEANRLADQEQAEASAAERLTVATSGLAAGLKRLAEGDLAFKLLDRFAPEFEPLRNDFNASVEQLGGTLLSVSESVSIINSGTREISDGSNELSGRTERQAATLEQTAAALSAVTAKVNEASKIAEEARGVADSANRSAVASGKVVAQTVDAMGQIEESSKQINNIISVIDQIAFQTNLLALNAGVEAARAGEAGKGFAVVAQEVRELAQRSAQAAKEIKDLIGRSSAKVTTGVELVNQTGAALGDIGRFIVDINRFMEALAGAAREQSTNLSEVNAAMHQLDQVTQQNAAMVEETTAASVTLAGEAERLRELVTQFELGRAASGTRAYRNAA; encoded by the coding sequence ATGAAACTCTCGATACGCATGCAGATTCTCGTGCCGATGGTGGCAACGATCGTCGTCGGCTTCGGCAGCGCATTCCTGATCGGCTACCAGGCGGTCACCGGCCAGACCCGGGTCGCCGCGGTGGTGCAGGAGGCGGTGAACGCCAAGCTGGCCTCCGCTCATATCGAACAGCAGTTCCGGCAAGCCACATCGGTGGTCGAGCGGGTGCTGTCGATGACGAACTTCGTGCCGGCGACCGAGGTCAAGGCCGAGTTTGACGCGACCGACAGCGTGCTCTCGCAATCGCTCGATGAGCTTGGCCGCATCGATCTCGCCGCTTCGCTGACCGAGGGGGTACGATCGCTCCGCCAGGCGCATGAGGTCTGGGATAAGAATGTCAGGATCAGCCTTGGACTGCAGCAGGCGGAAGAGGTCCCGACGGCCGAAAAGCTGGCGCGTTCGCAGCAGGCGATCCTGACCGGAATTGCCGCCGTCAATGCCATCGTCGATCAGATTGCGACGGAGAGTGTGGCTGACGCCGGCAGCGCGTTGGAGACGAAGATCGAAATCGAATTGGCCTTGGCGGGCCTTGCCGCCATCATCGGTCTCGGCATACTGATCGCCATCGCCCGGCACGTGTCGCGCCCGATCCAGCGCATCACGCACTCCATGCAGGAGCTCGCGAGCGGCGAGACGGACAAGGCGATCCCCTATGCGGGGCGCCGCGACGAGATCGGCCTGATGGCGGGCTCGGTGGAAGTCTTCCGCCAGAACGCCATCGCCCGCACCCGGCTCGAAGGCGAAGCCGCGGAAAACCGGCGGCTGGCGGAAGCAAACCGGCTGGCTGACCAGGAGCAGGCGGAGGCGAGCGCGGCCGAGCGGCTGACGGTTGCCACGTCGGGTCTCGCGGCCGGGCTGAAGCGGCTCGCGGAGGGCGATCTCGCCTTCAAGCTCTTGGACCGGTTCGCGCCGGAATTCGAGCCCCTCCGAAATGATTTCAACGCCTCCGTCGAGCAGCTCGGCGGCACGCTCCTTTCCGTTTCCGAAAGCGTATCGATCATCAATTCCGGCACTCGCGAGATCAGCGACGGCTCCAACGAACTCTCCGGCCGCACCGAGCGGCAGGCGGCGACGCTCGAACAGACCGCCGCGGCGCTCAGCGCCGTGACTGCCAAGGTCAACGAAGCCTCCAAGATCGCCGAAGAGGCCCGCGGTGTCGCCGACAGTGCCAATCGCAGCGCCGTAGCCTCGGGCAAGGTCGTGGCCCAGACAGTCGATGCCATGGGGCAGATCGAGGAATCGTCCAAGCAGATCAACAACATCATCAGCGTCATCGACCAGATTGCCTTCCAAACCAACCTCTTGGCGCTCAATGCCGGTGTCGAGGCTGCCCGGGCCGGCGAGGCCGGCAAGGGTTTTGCCGTTGTCGCCCAGGAGGTGCGCGAACTCGCACAGCGCTCGGCCCAGGCCGCCAAGGAGATCAAGGACCTTATCGGGCGGTCGTCCGCCAAGGTCACCACCGGCGTCGAACTGGTCAACCAGACCGGCGCAGCACTTGGTGATATCGGCCGCTTCATCGTCGATATCAATCGGTTCATGGAAGCACTGGCAGGCGCGGCGCGCGAACAGTCTACCAACCTGTCGGAAGTCAATGCGGCCATGCACCAACTCGACCAGGTGACCCAGCAAAACGCCGCAATGGTGGAGGAAACCACAGCCGCCAGCGTCACGCTTGCCGGCGAGGCCGAGCGCCTGCGCGAGCTGGTTACCCAGTTCGAACTGGGCAGGGCGGCGTCCGGCACGCGGGCCTATCGCAATGCTGCCTGA
- the repC gene encoding plasmid replication protein RepC, with protein sequence MESECVTTPFGRRPMSLAMLLKQRRGEAIEPGTRRNKWKLFRSVCEARARLGVSDRALTVLDALLTFFPDDELSGGKGLVVFPSNAQLCLRARGMAAATLRRHLAGLVEAGLISRKDSPNGKRYIRRHREGGLDEAYGFSLAPLLARATEIETIAARIAADRQMLRAMKERLTICRRDIAKLVSAAVAEAVPGDWERTSSMFQALLQRIPRAATPENLSPVLEELETARRNIINTLESHDKIQIASTNESQIERHIQNSNPESTSESEPGLETGQKANRDCEPRAGLERCEPRMVGKDGEGSRAIARTNAAGLKSFPLGMVLQACPDIVDYGPGAAIASWRDLMMAAIVVRSMLGVGPSAYEEAAKVMGPENTAAVMACILQRGESINSAGGYLRDLTRRAERGEFALGPMLMAQLRTRGSSPSHPAQAALR encoded by the coding sequence ATGGAGAGTGAATGTGTGACGACGCCCTTCGGGCGGCGGCCAATGTCGCTTGCCATGCTGCTGAAACAGCGGCGAGGCGAAGCGATCGAGCCCGGGACGAGACGCAACAAGTGGAAACTGTTCAGATCTGTCTGCGAGGCCCGCGCGCGTCTCGGCGTGAGCGACCGGGCGCTGACGGTGCTCGATGCGCTGCTGACATTTTTTCCCGACGACGAGCTGTCCGGTGGGAAAGGACTGGTCGTCTTTCCCTCGAACGCGCAACTTTGCCTCAGGGCACGCGGCATGGCCGCCGCGACATTGCGCCGGCATCTCGCAGGTCTCGTTGAAGCCGGCCTCATCTCCCGCAAGGACAGCCCGAACGGCAAGCGCTATATCAGGCGCCACAGGGAAGGCGGGCTCGACGAGGCCTATGGCTTCAGCCTGGCGCCGCTTCTTGCCCGCGCCACCGAGATCGAAACGATCGCCGCCCGCATCGCCGCTGACCGACAGATGCTGCGCGCAATGAAGGAGCGGCTGACGATCTGCCGGCGCGATATCGCCAAGCTCGTTTCCGCAGCCGTCGCGGAAGCGGTTCCCGGTGACTGGGAGCGCACCTCTTCGATGTTCCAGGCGCTCCTGCAGCGCATTCCGAGGGCAGCAACGCCCGAAAACCTCTCGCCGGTCCTCGAAGAGCTCGAGACGGCGCGCCGAAACATCATCAACACATTGGAATCGCACGATAAAATTCAGATAGCGAGCACCAATGAATCCCAGATTGAGCGCCACATACAGAATTCGAACCCTGAATCCACATCTGAATCTGAACCGGGCTTGGAAACGGGGCAGAAGGCGAACCGAGATTGCGAGCCGAGGGCAGGGCTGGAAAGGTGCGAACCCAGAATGGTGGGGAAGGACGGGGAGGGATCGCGGGCCATCGCCCGGACGAATGCTGCGGGATTGAAATCTTTCCCGCTCGGCATGGTTCTGCAGGCCTGCCCTGACATTGTCGACTATGGGCCAGGCGCCGCGATCGCCAGTTGGCGGGACCTGATGATGGCGGCGATCGTCGTGCGCTCGATGCTGGGCGTCGGCCCGTCGGCCTATGAGGAAGCGGCGAAGGTGATGGGACCGGAGAACACCGCTGCCGTCATGGCCTGCATCCTGCAGCGGGGAGAGAGCATCAACTCCGCCGGCGGTTATCTCAGGGACCTGACGCGACGCGCCGAACGCGGCGAATTCGCGCTCGGTCCGATGCTGATGGCGCAGTTGCGCACGAGGGGCTCATCTCCCTCGCACCCCGCTCAGGCAGCATTGCGATAG